Part of the Halodesulfovibrio sp. MK-HDV genome, GAACTTTGGACGAACACGTTTAACAACTGGCGGCTGGTGTTTAGTAAGAACCTCGTCCAGTGTACGGTTAAGTACGCTTGTTGGAACGCGAACAGAACATTCCTCCCAAATCTGCTGAGCCAAAGGAAGAATCTGCTTCAGCCCCATGCGAGTATGCGCGGAAACGTGAACAACAGGCACATGGCCGCAATAGGCAAGCTCCTGCTTGTATTCTTTACGCACTTCCTGCATCTGCCTTGGGTTAACAAGGTCAGCTTTGTTGATGAGCACCATAAACGGAGTTTTACGCTCATCAAGCAGCTTCATAAGACGCTTGTCCTGAGAGGTAACACCTTCCGAGCCATCAAGAACAAGCAAAGTAACGTTTGCTTTAGTTGTTGACTTGATAGAGGAGTTTACAGAGTAACGCTCAACTGTGTCAGTAATTTTGGTACGTCGACGAACACCTGCTGTGTCTACAAAAGTGTAGCGCTTATCATCAACATCATAGGTAACGTCAACGGAGTCACGGGTTGTACCCGCAACATCAGAAACAATCATGCGCTCTGATTTAGTGAGTGCGTTGATGAGAGATGACTTACCAGCGTTAGGACGACCGAGCATTGCGATCTTAAGACCGAGCTGCACGTAATCTTCCGGCGGTACAAATTCGTCTCCGAATTCTTCTGAAATCTCTTCTAATTCTTCGTCTTCATCGGTGGCTTTACCAAGTGGAAGCATCTCACGAAGCATAATTTCGAAAGTACGCATCTGGAAGCCATGTTCACCGGAAAGAGCGATCATCGGGAAACCAAGTTCATGGAATTCCGAGGTGAACTCTTCTTCCAGCTCGCCACCATCTACTTTGTTAACAGCCAGCAGAACAGGCAACCCTGTTTTACGCGCAAAACTTGCAAGGCGTCTATCAAATGGCATCAGGCCATCACGGCCGTCTACAACAAGACAAAGTGCTTCACATTCAACAAGAGCTTCATTTACGCCGCGAAGAATTTCTTCTTCAAAACCACGAAGTTCATTAGGACCCTGGGCAGCTGTGACCTGGTTTTCATCCAGAGTTACACCACCGGTGTCGATGACGATCCATTCTTCGCCGTCACGGCGTACAAAGCCTTCCATACGGTCACGGGTAACGCCCGGACGGTCATGGGTGATTGCACGGTTACTACGAATAAGTCTGTTAAAAAGAGTGGACTTGCCCACGTTTGGGCGTCCGATAAGTGCGATTTTGAAAGTCATGATTGTTTCCGAAAAAATATAGGATAGCGGAGCTTGGTCCGCCTAGGTGCTTAGTATTCAATAGTTAGCAGACAATGACAGAGGTCTGCGGCAGGTGATGCCTTCAATCTATAGAATACACAAGAAGGCAAGAGGCAATACCTTAATAGTTTGTAGTATGCAAGTAAGCTGATATCAAACTTACTCGCAATATAAAACATGATACGGGGAAAAATAGTTGTTTGGTTGATTTTCTACAGACACATCAACTACAGTTCTCTAATAATAACTGCGGAGGATTCCCCCATGAAGAAGCTTTTATCCACGAAAGAAGTTGCGCAATACCTTGGTGTAAACGAAAAGATGATCTACACACTCATCTCTGAAAAAAATTTACCGGCCACCAAAGCTACCGGAAAATGGCTGTTCCCCGCACACCTTGTGGAACAGTGGGTTGAAGCCCGCACTATGAACTTTCCTGAACACGTGCCTACAAACTCTGCTATGGAAAAAACGCTCATTATCGCAGGCAGTAATGATATGCTTGTTGATTACGCTATGAAAATTTACATGCAGGAAAACGAAGGCTCCTATGCCGCGTTCTGCAATCTCGGCAGCCTTGGTGGAATCCGCGCAGTGCACAACGGCGCAGCACATATCGCCACAAGCCATCTTATGGATAGAGACGATAGTGACTACAACTTCTCCTTTACCCAAAATGAAATGCAGGAACCACCTGCAGTTGTGAACTTCTCCTTTCGCGAACAGGGATACATCGTTGCGAAAGGAAATCCAAAAAAAATTAAAAAGCACCAAAGACATCGCATCCGGCAACGTTACCGTTGTTAACCGTACCGCCGGCACAGGCACCAGACTGCTTTTTGATGCAGAGCTAGCCGCAGCCGGAGCGGAAGGTAAAACCATTCCCGGATACGACAACTGTGTGGCTCGTCATATTGATGTAGGATTCGAAATCATCAACGGTAACGCAGAGGCAGGGCTTGGTATCCGCGCAGTTGCACGTTCACTGAACCTCGATTTTATTCCAGTGCAGTGGGAACGGTATGATCTCATCATTCCTAAATCCCGCTATTTCGACAAAAACATTCAGGCATTCATCAGCCTGTTACGTGACCCACGGATAATCGCACACGCTGAAAAGCTTGGCGGGTATGATTTAAAACGCTCCGCAAGCGTCATTTACCCAGGCGAAGCCGGGGCACCTGAATAACTACCGAACAAATATTGACGCAATAAATCTCGACCAGTAAAGCATAATACTGTTACGGAGACATATATGCTTACATACCCAATCATAGACCCGACGGTCTTTTCTATCGGCCCCCTCAGTATACACTGGTACGGCCTGATGTACCTTTTTGGCTTCCTGTCCGCATGGCTGCTGGGCAGATATCGTGCCTCCAAGCCAACGAACGTTTGGAGCGCAGAACTGGTCGACGACTTAGTCACATTTTGCGTGCTCGGCGTTGTGCTCGGCGGCAGGCTCGGCTACGTACTTTTTTACGATTTGTCGTTCTACATTTCCAACCCTCAACAAATATTCGCTATATGGAACGGCGGCATGTCGTTCCACGGCGGCTTACTCGGCGTCATCATTTGTTTCGGACTCTTTGCCCGTAAAAACAAAATGACACTCTTTGAAATTGGTGACTTTTTTGCGCCTATGGTTCCTCCGGGATTATTTTTCGGAAGAATGGGCAACTTCATCAACGCAGAGCTATGGGGCAGAACAACAGACGCAGCAACTGGAATGGTTTTTCCCGGTGGCGGCCCACTGCCGCGCCATCCATCCCAGTTGTACGAAGCAGGATTGGAAGGCATACTGCTGTTCATCATCCTGTGGGGATTTTCTGCTAAACCTCGCCCTACTCGCGCTGTTTCCGGATTATTTCTTATTTTCTACGGACTGTTCCGTTTTATTGTAGAATTTTTCCGCGAGCCTGACCCACAGCTAGGCTTTATCGCCTTCAACTGGCTCACTATGGGAATGCTGCTATGCGTGCCTATGGTGCTTTTTGGTTTCTATCTTCTTTCGCTTGCTTACAAACGAAATCAATATCCTACGGATAGAAAATAATAACGTTACAGGTAAGTTAAAGCCGTTTCCCCCATTGACAGCAGGGTATATTTGTCGCTATCCACGCATAGTAGCAATAAAAAGAATTTTTACTGTAAAGATTCATATTACCAACTGTTTTATATGGAGGAATCATGGCTAAGGAAGAGGCCATTGAAGTTGATGGCACAGTGCAGGAAGCATTACCTAATGCAATGTTTAAAGTAGAGCTGAGCAACGGCCACAAGGTGCTTGCTCATATTTCTGGTAAAATGCGTAAATATTACATTCGCATTCTGCCTGGAGATACGGTTAAAGTGGAGCTTTCTCCATACGATCTTACCAGAGGGCGGATTGTTTACCGCAGTAAATAAAATTCTTGCCACTTCACATGTCATGCATTGTTCCCATGTATTGTAATTTTTACAATACGTGAGAGTGTACTGCAGTACGTTCAATGTAGAGTTGTATTCTAAAGCGGTGTGCTTTTGCACGCCGCTTTTTTTATATTCAACGAACTGTAGTGACGCCTGCAAAAATAATGCTTCTGCTTTTGAGGGTTGTGTAAACAACCAGCTACCCCACCCCCCATATCCAGCTTCTTTCGTAAGATTATATTGTAAATTCGCACAGATGCTTGCCACTATTTTGCTAAGGCTGTACAACGTTTTTTATAACTATACATAAAATAAAGGTGGTAGATTAACAGGTTCGAGCAATACAGAGTGAAAAATCTATCGATTGATAACTTGTACACTTCAGGAGGCCTGAATGGATACACAGCTAGAGGCGAAGATTGTTGAACGGGGTAAAGAGTTCTTCACCAGCATTAGTGGCGAGGCTCCATCTATTTTTAATAAGGGATGGTGGACCGGTAAAGTCATGGACTGGGCTATGAAGAATGACGACTTCAAAGTTCAGCTATTCCGTTTTGTAGACGTATTTCCTTATCTGAACACTTCGGAGTCGCTGTCCCGTCATATTCGCGAATACTTTTCCGGTGATGACCATGAAGTTCCATCCGTTCTTAAATGGGGTGCAGGCAAAGCAAGTTTTGGCGGTAAACTTACCGCTAAAATTATGGAAAAAACCATCCGCTCCAACATTGAGAACATGGGACGCCAATTTATTGTTGGTCAAAACACCAAAGAAGCAGTGAAGGGGCTTGCAAAGCTACGCAAGGAAGGCTTTACCTTTACCGTCGACTTACTCGGTGAAGCAACCGTGAGCGAAGAAGAAGCTGACGCGTACCGTGACGGTTACCTTGAAGTACTTGATGCAATCGCTGAAGAGCAGTCTAAATGGAAAGCACACGCCGGCGAGGGCGGCGATGGAAACATGGACTGGGGATTCACACCAAAAGTTAACGTATCTATTAAACCTTCTGCACTCTATTCTCAGGCAAAACCTGTTGATATTGAAGGCTCTGTCCAAGGCATCTACAAACGCCTTGAGCCTATTTACCGTAAAGTTATTGAAATGGGTGCATTCCTGTGCATTGATATGGAATCGCTCAAGTACCGCGAAATTACTTTAGAGCTGTACCGTCGTTTACGTAGCGCTCAAGAATTCCGCCATTATCCACATCTTTCTATCGTATTACAGGCATACTTACGCAGCACAGAACATGACGCTGAACAGCTTGTTCAATGGGCACGTACAGAACAGCTTCCTATCGCAGTCCGTCTGGTAAAAGGCGCATACTGGGATATGGAATCCGTACTGGCTAAACAGAACAACTGGGATTTCCCAGTATGGATGTACAAGCCGGAATCTGACATTGCATTCGAACGTGTCACCAAGATTCTGCTCGAAAACCATGACATCGTATACTTTGCCTGTGGTTCCCATAACATTCGCTCCATCTCTGCCACAATGGAAATGGCAAACTCCATGAACGTGCCTGAAGACCGGTACGAATTCCAAGTACTCTACGGCATGGCAGAACCTGTCCGTAAAGGCCTGCTCAAAGTAGCTGGTCGTGTACGCCTTTACTGCCCGTACGGTGATATCATACCGGGTATGGCGTACCTTGTTCGTCGTCTTCTCGAAAATACAGCGAACGAGTCTTTCCTTCGCCAGTCTTTTGCTGACGGTGCTGAAGTCACACGCCTTCTTGAAAATCCACAAATATCCTTAGATCGAGAGCTTGCCGCACGTCCTGAGCCTAAACCGGAAGAACTTGTAGACGGTCTGCCGATTTTCAAAAACGACGCCATGATCGACTTTACAATTCCACGCTGCCGTACCGCGTTCCCGAATGCTATCAGCAAAATACGCAGTGAAGCAGGCGGCATTATTCCGCTCTACATTAACGGCAAAGAAGTTATTACTGACGACGTTATCCCGACAACAAACCCAGCTGACTACACAGAAAAACTTGCTGACGTATGTCAGGCTGGAACAGAAGAAATTGATGCAGCACTCGAAGCCGCAAGCACAGCATTTCTCACTTGGCGTAATACGCCAGCAAAAGAGCGAGCAGAATGTCTGCTTAAAGCCGCAGAGCTTGCACGCGAACGTCAATACGAGCTGTCAGCATGGCAGGTTCTGGAAATTGGTAAGCAATGGGATCAGGCATTCCACGATGTTGGCGAAGGTATCGATTTCCTCGAATACTACGCCCGCGAAATGCTGCGTCTCGATAAGCCGCGCAAAATGGGACGTGCTCCGGGTGAACACAACCAGCTCTTCTACCAACCAAAAGGGGTAGCAGCTGTTATCTCGCCATGGAACTTCCCGTTTGCAATCGCAATAGGCATGTGCTCCGCTGCCATCGTGACAGGTAACCCTGTCGTCTACAAACCTGCATCCATATCATCACGCGTTGGCTACAACCTTGTAGAAATCTTCCGTGAAGCCGGACTACCGGATGGCGTATTCAACTACTGCCCGGGTCGAAGTTCCGTTATGGGTGACTACCTCATCGAGCATCCAAAAGTATCCATGATCTGTTTCACAGGTTCCATGGAAGTTGGTTTACGCATCCAGAACAAAGCATCTGTCGTTCAACCAGACCAGTTCCAGTGCAAGCGCGTTATCGCTGAAATGGGCGGCAAAAACGCCATCATCATTGATGACGATGCCGATCTCGATGAAGCAGTGCTGCACGTGGTTTACTCTGCCTTTGCTTTCCAAGGACAAAAGTGTTCCGCATGTTCCCGCGTTATCGTTCTCGACCCGATCTATGATCGTTTCATTGAACGACTCGTCAAAGCATGTCAGGACATCAAAATCGGTCGTTCCGAAGATCCTGAAAACTACATGGGGCCTCTTGCAGACGCTTCGTGTCAGACAACTGTTATGGATTACATCAAACTCGCTGAAGAAGAAGGAACAATCCTTCTCAAGCGTGAAGATCATCCAGCAGAAGGTGCATACGTTCCACTGACCATCGTAGGCGACATCAAGCCGGATGACCGGATCGCACAAGAAGAAATATTCGGACCTGTGCTCGCAATTCTACGTGCAGCATCCTTCGATGAAGCACTCGATATTGCAAACGGTACTCGCTTTGCCCTCACAGGCGGTGTGTTCTCCCGTTCACCAGAGCATCTCGAACAAGCACGAAAAGAATTCCGCGTCGGTAACCTTTACCTCAACCGCAACAACACTGGTGCACTCGTTGAGCGTCAGCCGTTCGGTGGGTTCAAAATGTCCGGTGTCGGCTCCAAAACCGGTGGCCCAGACTATCTCCTTCAATTCCTCGATCCGCGTGTGGTTACAGAAAACACCATGCGCCGTGGCTTCGCGCCTATCGAAGAGGATGATGACTGGATTTAGTGTATGCTGTGCCTTTGGCAACCCTGCGGGGCTTGCCTCCGGCGGCCAAAGAACCTTGTTGAAACAAGGTTCTCTGGACTCTCCAAAAACTTTTAACTGCGAGGTAAGCCCGTTGAATATGTTTTCACGCGGCTATGCACCACGACCTTGAGGTTATGGTGTAAAAAGATAAACCTCGCCCCTTTACTCAGTAACCTCTGTGTTACTTAGAATACACAAAAGGGTTGGTGCCATTGGTGCCAACCCTTTTTATATATAAAATTTCTATACGGATTCTTTTACAACCAACAAAAAAGGATGACCCGCAAGGGTCATCCTTTTTATATTTCATCATTAAGCCGTAATTGAGTTAACCAACAGGTGCCCTTCGATAAATGGGTCAAGGGGGATTCCCCCTTGCGGATGCAAGGCGGAGCCTGCCCGTCGGAGACTCGCCGAAGGCAACAAAGCTCAAGCGCCGCAGGCACTCCCGCTTCACTATCCTTTTTTAACTACTGTCGCATCATCAACCAGATACATTATGTTTCTGTACTTGAGGCCGGAATGTAGACTGAGTCCGACTTCACATGTTCTGCTTGTTGAGTAGGCTTCGTCACAGTCTTCAACTTGCTTAGGTAAATCTGCTAGCGCTGCTTTATTGAGCTCTGGGAACGAGAAGCCTCTGTCACCGGCAAAGCCACAACAATATACGTCATCAGGAAGCACAACTTTTTCTGCACACATGTTTGCAAGCTGTACGAGCGGCTCTACTAGATTCATTTCGCGCACTGTACATGTTGGATGAATCGCCACTTTGCGAGGAAGTTTTACGAACTCGAGCTTCTCTGGCAAACATTCCAAACAGAAACGAATTGGATCGTAGAGCGTGAGACGCTTGTCCATATGATCGAGCATACGATGCAGACACGGACTGGTGTCGCAGAGAACGGGATATTTGCCATTTTCTGAACTATCCAGCAGTGCATCGGAAAGCTCTTTCGACTTTGTTTCGCCTTGTGCGGTGTAGCCTTTAGAAGCAAACGCCTGACCACAGCAAAGATTCTTCATGTTAGACGGGAACAGAACTTCGTATCCAGCTTTTAAAAGGAGCTGAATTGTTTTCTGCGGAATATCTGTTGTTTCTGGATCACCTTTTGACGGCCCCATTGTTCTGCTTATACAGCTTGGGAAGTAGACAACTTTATCCGGATTTCCGTCATTGATCGGCACAGGCTTGATAGGGCCAGCGCTCGTTGGCATCTCTTTATTCCAAAGCGGAATTTTTTTCATGGAAACAACACGAAGTACGTTTGCTCCAGAATCCATTACGCGGGTGCCGAGCAGGCGGTGCGCGAGGTTTGCACCTGTAAGTGCTCCTTGCACGCCTTTGGCTACGGTGCTGAAATTGCGCCCTACCCAATCTGCTGCAGTGTTTGCAAAAGAGGATGCTTTTTGTGCGCGTAAATCCTTAATCATGGTTCCTGTATTGATATCTACAGGACAACGGGTATGACACAACCCATCTGTCGCACAGGTTTCCATGGCAAGGTAGTTGAACTCTGCCCACATTTTTTTCAGTCGATGCTGTTCTTCCGGAATATCTTTAAGCCGGTGTAACTCGCGCAGACTTGTGATTCGCTGACGCGGAGTAAATGTTACGTTTGCGGATGGACAGATTGGTTCACAGAATCCACACTCAATACATTTATCCACAATGTCATGAGCGGCTGGCAACGGTTTGAGTGCTGTCAGATGCGCACGCGGATCGTCGTTAATGATTACGCCCGGGTTCAGCAAGTTGTATGGATCGAGCAATTCTTTAAGCTCACGCATAAGATCATGCGCCTGCTTACCCCACTCTAGCTCTACGAACGGCGCCATGTTACGCCCTGTTCCGTGTTCTGCTTTAAGCGAACCTTTGTACTCGGTTGCTACCATAGTACAAACTTCATCCATAAACCCTTGGTACCGGTCAATCTCTGACGCTATGTTGAAGTCCTGTGTGAAAACAAAATGCAAGTTTCCTTCCAGCGCGTGACCAAACATAATTGCCAAATCGTACTTGTACTTTTTCAGCAACTCATCAAGACGCGCTACGCCTTCTGCAAAGCTTTCCGGCGGGAAGGCTACGTCCTCGATAATAACAGTGGTTCCTGTATCTCGAACGGCACCAACGGCTGGGAACAAGCCCTTACGTACTGCCCAGAATTTCGCACACTGAATTGGATCATGGCAGAATTCCACAGGCTCAAGTTTATTAATATGGTCAATGGACGCGACAATTGCCAGCACCTGCTGTTCAATTTCAAATGGATCATTTGAAGCAGTTTCGATTAAAAGTGATGTCGTGCCTTTGGCGATATCTTTAATTGAATCCGGCATCCCCGGCTTATCACTTACGGAGCGTAATGAACGTTCGTCCATAAGCTCTACAGCCGATACTGGCTGCTTTTTCAATTCCATTGTTGCAAGACATGCATCCTGCAAGCTTGGGAACATGGCAAGCGTGGTAGCTTTGTATTTAGGTTCAATAACCGTTCGGTAGGTGACTTCTGATATGAATCCTAGCGAACCTTCAGAACCTACCATGAGGTGCTGTAAAATTTCGTACGGATCATCAAAGTCGACGATCGCGTTCAGACTGTAACCTGTGGTGTTTTTAATTTTGAATTTTTTGGATATGAGACCAGACAAACTTTTGTCTGCCATTACGCGTTCACGAATACTTTCAAGCCCTTTCACCACTTCCGGATGCTTTTCAGCGAAAGCTTTCTTGCTATTTTCACACGCGGTATCAAGCAGTGTGCCGTCATACAAGGCAAGCCGCATACTATGAAGAGTTTTATAGCTGTTTTCAGCTACGCCACAACACATACCGGAGGCGTTGTTGGCAACAATACCACCAATTTTTGCGCTATCGATCGATGCAGGGTCCGGACCGATTTTTCTGCCGAACGGCAATAACGCCCTGTTCGCCTGACTACCGATAAGCCCCGGTTGAACAATGAAGCGAGTCGCATTTTCTGTGATGCGGTAATTTCTCCAAGAGTCACCGATTCGTACCAGAACTGAATCAGATATACCTTGACCAGAAAGACTGGTTCCAGCAGCACGAAATGTTACGGCGACCCTATGAGTATCCGCAAGCTGGAGGACATGCAGCACTTCTTCTTCAGATTCTGCATCTACAACCATTTTTGGAATAAGGCGGTAAAAACTGGCGTCTGTTCCGTACGCCAGAACCTGTAACGGATCTTTATAAATTCTTTGTTTTGGAATTACAGACAGTAAGTCATTATAAAAAGCTGTATGCGGCGTTACATGCATTGCGCGTACTCCTACTTAGTTTTCAAATAGTATGAGCACAGTAGCATTACCGCCCACTGCAATAAATGAAAACTTTACTATCATTACAAAAAAAGCCCCCGCAGAAGCGGGGGCCTAGAATTCCAAAGGAATATGTTGTTACTAGTTCGCGTAAATTTTCAGATTATCACCAGGACGAAGAATAGAGCGTTTGCTCAGTCTGTTCCAACGGAGAACATCTTTATATGATACGCCAAACTTTTTAGCGATGGTCCATACAGATTCACCTCTGCGAACCTGATACGCTACAGTCTTAGTACTTTTCTTGCTAGATGATCTCTTAGCAACAGTAGTCTTAGACTGGTTCGGGATGTACAGCTTGCTACCGGCACGAAGTCGCTTAGCGGAACGTAAACCGTTTGCTGACAGGAGTGTTTTTACACTCACACCAGTAGCGCGGGAGATATCATACAAGGTATCACCCTTCTGAACGATGTAATTGCCGCGTTTCTGCGCAATTGCACGGGTTTTAGCACGCGGACTGCGCCATGCAACCTGTGTTGAGTTACTGCCGGGAATCATCAAGCGCTGTCCCGGTCTCAGCAAATTACTTTTGCGGTTGTTGATCTTTTTAAGTACCGAAATCGGTACACCATGTCTTCGACCAATACGGTACCAGGAATCACCTTTGCGCACCTTGTAAGCAAGCCAACCAGCGTAAGGTCGGGATTTATCGCTTTCAAGGAAGGCAGTAGCCTTAGAGGCTTTATTCGATGGTACATAAACAGTCGACACATAGTCTGGCGGGCTTACCTGACGACGGAACGCAGTGTTCATGTCAGAGAATGCACGCCATTTAAGATTAAGATCATTAGAAAGAGCAAGTAGATCCGTACCGCCCTTTACCTGAATTGGTGTGACGTTTTCACAAGGGATCTCGTTAACAGGCTCAAAACCGAGTTTTTCGAGGTTACGCATGATCTTCACGACAGCAAGAAACTTAGGAACGTAATGTTTAGTTTCTTTGCGAAGTCTTGCACGGTAACTTAGCTTGTGGTTTTTTTGTGTTAATTCAAAGAAGCTTTCTGCGCCGGTTTTTTTAATAGCACGACCAATCTTGCCCTCGCCTGCATTGTATGCAGCAATAGCGAGGTACCAGTCCCCGAAATCGTTATATAATTTTAGAAGATAATCTGCGGCGGCAGATGCGGATTTGTAAGGGTCACGTCGCTCGTCAATCCACCAGTTCTGGTGTAAACCATAGACTCTACCTGTGTACGGCATAAACTGCCAAACACCAGCAGCTCCAACTCGGGAGTATGCTTTTGCGTTGAATCCACTTTCAACAAAGGCCAGATATACAATCTCTTCTGGTAGACCTTTTTCTTTAAAAATCTCGGTTGCATGTGGAAGCAACATGCCACAACGGGCAAGGTAGCGCTGGAATGTTTTGCGACCTCTGTGAGTGAAATACTTGAAATACTGCTCAACGACCTTACGATCACTCTCATCCATCTCAATATCGATGTTAAGGCGAGTTTCAAGCGCTTCAATCTCTTCACTGGATAATGGCTCTGCGTCATCTGCAGGCGGTACCTGCACATCCACAACTTCATCTGCCGGTTCACCACCGACTTCAAGCTCAACAAGCTCTGAAATCATGGTAGTATCATCCGGAATAAGAACTGGCAGTGTGGCCGTGCTCTTGCTCGGTTTAGGTGCACATGCTGCAAGCAACATGCACGCAAGGCACAAAAGAAGAATCTTTTGGAAAGTCATTTTGTGAGTATCAGAGTTTTTCTGCATCTATTTTCCATTTAGCGGGGGTGTAACTATTGCAAGACTAGTTTTAGACAGGTATTTCACCCTAATAATGTTATGCCACCTACCCTATACGAGAGTACAAGGCAATCATCAGTTACAAAGAATCTTACATCTATTTAGCGATTTTTTCAGGATATATAATTATGAGCGACAATTACGACGAAAACACCGATGGCATCCTTCCTGGCGTAAAACCAGTAACCGAACAACTTGCGTCTTCACCAGAGCAAGTTGACTCCGTGCTCATCCGTAAAGATAAGCGCGGGCCGGAAATCACAAAAATTACTGATCTGTGCAAAAAAAGCAAAATTCGTTTTATGTTTGTACAGGACCCTACTTTGAACAAATTGTTCGAAGGGAACCATCAGGGCGTTATCGCAAAAATATTTAAAGCAGGCTTTAAGTCTGAAGAAGAAGTTCTCACAGAAGCATTGGAAGCAGAATTACCACTTGTTGTTGTTCTGGACCAAATTCAGGATCCAGGTAACGCGGGAACACTCGCTCGTACCGTTTATGGAATTGGCGCTGGCGGTATGATTGTTCACAAACACAATGCTTCTTTTCTGGGCGCAGCCGCTGCAAAAGTTTCTGCCGGCGCACTTGGCAAACTGGCAGTTGCAAAAGCCACTAATATTTCTCGCACATTAGAACTTGCAAAAGAGATGGGCTATTTTGTGTACGGTGCAGAATCAAAAGAAGGCGCAGAAAATTTGTTTAAAGCCAAATTACACACGCCTGCAATTTTAGTATTAGGAAACGAAGAAAAAGGTATCCGCCCGAATGTCGCCAAGCGACTGGATGTATCTCTGTTCATCCCTATGGCTCATGGCTTCGATTCGCTCAACGTAGCGCAAGCTGGTGCCATGATCCTTTCTCAATTTTATGCTGCAAGTTGTGATTAATCTACAATACACTGTATTGTAAAAGGATTATTTATGCTGAGCAGTACTGTTCTTTATAAGTACACAAACTAAAGAGAAATGCTGCAAACCGTGATTTCATGCGGATTTGCAACAATTTGAAGAGAATACAGGCAGGATGAAAAAGAAGTCAAAAGGCCGCCAAAACTGACGGCCCTTTGGGTTACAATCTACTTGTTGACGCTGTCCATCAACGCTTTAGCTGGTGAAAATTTCACAACTTTGCGGGCTGGAATGGTCATAGGCTGACCGGTCTGCGGGTTACGTCCGGTACGTTCAGCACGGTCGTAAACAGAAAATGCACCAACATTTGGAAGGCGAACACCCTGTTCGCTTACGACGCCTTTAGTTAATACTTTGCAAAATGCGTC contains:
- a CDS encoding substrate-binding domain-containing protein, yielding MKKLLSTKEVAQYLGVNEKMIYTLISEKNLPATKATGKWLFPAHLVEQWVEARTMNFPEHVPTNSAMEKTLIIAGSNDMLVDYAMKIYMQENEGSYAAFCNLGSLGGIRAVHNGAAHIATSHLMDRDDSDYNFSFTQNEMQEPPAVVNFSFREQGYIVAKGNPKKIKKHQRHRIRQRYRC
- a CDS encoding substrate-binding domain-containing protein; the protein is MRKEIQKKLKSTKDIASGNVTVVNRTAGTGTRLLFDAELAAAGAEGKTIPGYDNCVARHIDVGFEIINGNAEAGLGIRAVARSLNLDFIPVQWERYDLIIPKSRYFDKNIQAFISLLRDPRIIAHAEKLGGYDLKRSASVIYPGEAGAPE
- the lgt gene encoding prolipoprotein diacylglyceryl transferase; this translates as MLTYPIIDPTVFSIGPLSIHWYGLMYLFGFLSAWLLGRYRASKPTNVWSAELVDDLVTFCVLGVVLGGRLGYVLFYDLSFYISNPQQIFAIWNGGMSFHGGLLGVIICFGLFARKNKMTLFEIGDFFAPMVPPGLFFGRMGNFINAELWGRTTDAATGMVFPGGGPLPRHPSQLYEAGLEGILLFIILWGFSAKPRPTRAVSGLFLIFYGLFRFIVEFFREPDPQLGFIAFNWLTMGMLLCVPMVLFGFYLLSLAYKRNQYPTDRK
- the infA gene encoding translation initiation factor IF-1: MAKEEAIEVDGTVQEALPNAMFKVELSNGHKVLAHISGKMRKYYIRILPGDTVKVELSPYDLTRGRIVYRSK
- the pruA gene encoding L-glutamate gamma-semialdehyde dehydrogenase; this encodes MDTQLEAKIVERGKEFFTSISGEAPSIFNKGWWTGKVMDWAMKNDDFKVQLFRFVDVFPYLNTSESLSRHIREYFSGDDHEVPSVLKWGAGKASFGGKLTAKIMEKTIRSNIENMGRQFIVGQNTKEAVKGLAKLRKEGFTFTVDLLGEATVSEEEADAYRDGYLEVLDAIAEEQSKWKAHAGEGGDGNMDWGFTPKVNVSIKPSALYSQAKPVDIEGSVQGIYKRLEPIYRKVIEMGAFLCIDMESLKYREITLELYRRLRSAQEFRHYPHLSIVLQAYLRSTEHDAEQLVQWARTEQLPIAVRLVKGAYWDMESVLAKQNNWDFPVWMYKPESDIAFERVTKILLENHDIVYFACGSHNIRSISATMEMANSMNVPEDRYEFQVLYGMAEPVRKGLLKVAGRVRLYCPYGDIIPGMAYLVRRLLENTANESFLRQSFADGAEVTRLLENPQISLDRELAARPEPKPEELVDGLPIFKNDAMIDFTIPRCRTAFPNAISKIRSEAGGIIPLYINGKEVITDDVIPTTNPADYTEKLADVCQAGTEEIDAALEAASTAFLTWRNTPAKERAECLLKAAELARERQYELSAWQVLEIGKQWDQAFHDVGEGIDFLEYYAREMLRLDKPRKMGRAPGEHNQLFYQPKGVAAVISPWNFPFAIAIGMCSAAIVTGNPVVYKPASISSRVGYNLVEIFREAGLPDGVFNYCPGRSSVMGDYLIEHPKVSMICFTGSMEVGLRIQNKASVVQPDQFQCKRVIAEMGGKNAIIIDDDADLDEAVLHVVYSAFAFQGQKCSACSRVIVLDPIYDRFIERLVKACQDIKIGRSEDPENYMGPLADASCQTTVMDYIKLAEEEGTILLKREDHPAEGAYVPLTIVGDIKPDDRIAQEEIFGPVLAILRAASFDEALDIANGTRFALTGGVFSRSPEHLEQARKEFRVGNLYLNRNNTGALVERQPFGGFKMSGVGSKTGGPDYLLQFLDPRVVTENTMRRGFAPIEEDDDWI